From Deinococcus malanensis, the proteins below share one genomic window:
- a CDS encoding phosphatase PAP2 family protein encodes MAVMSARVRLELLPFLKRHWKALALLLLGVLTPLVLIANLIEDVFRNGGFAWDQAILDWYRERRTPEVTATAQALGTVAGVPSLPIITLLAAWLLALQHRRPHGWFLVLSVIGATLLNLLAKAVFSRPRPDLLGAVLQEPGFSFPSGHSMSNAAFSLAITLIFWRTRVRWPVALTALVWAVCIGSSRNYLGVHYPTDVLVGFLASTAWVCGLYVLMRPRWPSLTVKESQRADAPRL; translated from the coding sequence ATGGCGGTGATGTCAGCTCGGGTGCGCCTGGAACTGCTGCCCTTCCTCAAGCGCCACTGGAAGGCGTTGGCCCTGCTGCTGCTGGGCGTCCTGACGCCGCTGGTTCTGATCGCCAACCTGATTGAGGATGTGTTCCGAAACGGGGGCTTCGCCTGGGACCAGGCGATACTGGACTGGTATCGGGAACGCCGCACTCCGGAAGTCACCGCCACCGCGCAGGCACTTGGTACGGTGGCCGGGGTTCCGTCTCTGCCCATCATCACACTGCTGGCGGCGTGGCTGCTGGCCCTGCAGCACCGCCGGCCCCACGGCTGGTTCCTGGTGCTGAGCGTGATAGGCGCAACCCTGCTTAACCTGCTGGCCAAAGCGGTGTTTTCGCGGCCCCGCCCGGACCTCCTCGGGGCCGTGCTGCAGGAACCGGGATTCAGCTTTCCCAGCGGGCACAGCATGTCCAACGCTGCCTTCAGCCTGGCCATCACCCTGATTTTCTGGCGCACCCGCGTCCGCTGGCCCGTGGCGCTGACGGCTCTGGTCTGGGCGGTGTGTATCGGATCAAGCCGCAACTACCTGGGGGTCCACTATCCCACCGACGTCCTGGTGGGCTTTCTGGCCAGCACGGCGTGGGTCTGCGGGCTGTACGTGCTGATGCGGCCCCGCTGGCCGTCCCTGACTGTCAAGGAGTCGCAGCGGGCGGACGCCCCCCGGCTGTGA
- the uvrC gene encoding excinuclease ABC subunit UvrC, with product MHFDDLPVLPTTPGVYIFRKGGTPIYIGKANNLRSRVGQHFKAGGKSGKFTKLADSLEFITARNEVEALVLEANLIKQHRPHYNVTLKDDKHYPFLKLTSETYPMLVVTRRVLKDGGSYYGPYPDSSAVRRVKHLIDTMFPLRKNSGLPLQKKARPCLNYHMGRCLGPCIDAPAVDDYRRVVEDVKSLLEGRAAPVIARLREDMKAAALAQDFEQAGRLRDRVQAVEKLFGTEQHAFVSDETDLDFLGAAQAGEYAMVQLFRMRGGRVVGRDKRFLTGTEDSPLGEIVEAFVQDYYTQATHVPPLILLPADFDDAPIWSAFLSEKAGRRIEMRTPKRGDKVDLVEMAQRNASTGLESELALLERRGDHPGLDALREALALPDRPWRIEGYDNSNLFGTNIVSGMVVFEGGRARRGEHRRFKVRGLDHPDDYTSMKQTISRRFTGSLADKLPLPDLILIDGGRGQVNAALDALREAGLQVPVVGLAKREERLILPGRYGAQWWLETGTEIGVDRELLLPQTHPALRMLIGVRDEVHNYAVTYHRKLRGQDMLRSVFDDLPGIGQKRKDALLEHFTSLEDLAAAPVEQIAAVPGMTTRAAQSVKTFLAQRAANQTPITR from the coding sequence ATGCACTTTGATGACCTCCCCGTGCTGCCCACCACACCTGGCGTGTACATCTTCCGCAAAGGAGGGACGCCGATCTATATCGGGAAGGCCAACAACCTGCGCTCACGGGTCGGTCAGCACTTCAAGGCCGGCGGCAAGAGCGGCAAGTTCACAAAACTGGCCGACTCGCTGGAGTTCATCACCGCCCGAAACGAAGTCGAGGCTCTGGTCCTGGAAGCCAACCTCATCAAGCAGCATCGGCCGCATTACAACGTCACGCTGAAGGACGACAAGCACTACCCGTTTCTGAAACTCACCAGCGAAACCTATCCGATGCTGGTGGTGACCAGGCGTGTTCTCAAGGATGGCGGCAGCTACTACGGCCCCTACCCGGATTCTTCGGCAGTGCGGCGCGTCAAGCACCTGATTGACACCATGTTCCCGCTACGCAAGAACTCCGGGCTGCCTCTGCAGAAAAAAGCCCGGCCTTGCCTGAACTACCACATGGGCCGCTGCCTGGGACCCTGTATCGACGCCCCCGCAGTGGACGACTATCGCCGGGTGGTCGAAGACGTCAAGAGCCTGCTGGAAGGCCGGGCGGCACCGGTGATTGCCAGGCTCAGGGAGGACATGAAGGCGGCGGCACTGGCCCAGGATTTCGAACAGGCGGGGCGGTTGCGTGACCGCGTGCAAGCCGTAGAGAAGCTGTTTGGGACCGAGCAGCACGCCTTTGTGAGTGACGAGACGGACCTTGATTTTCTGGGAGCGGCGCAAGCCGGCGAATACGCCATGGTTCAGCTGTTCCGGATGCGGGGCGGGCGGGTCGTGGGGCGCGACAAGCGCTTTCTGACCGGCACTGAGGACAGCCCGCTGGGCGAAATCGTCGAGGCCTTCGTACAGGACTACTACACGCAGGCCACGCATGTTCCACCACTGATCCTGCTGCCGGCCGATTTCGACGATGCACCGATCTGGAGCGCCTTTCTCTCGGAGAAGGCCGGACGCAGGATCGAGATGCGCACCCCCAAGCGCGGTGACAAGGTGGATCTGGTGGAAATGGCGCAGCGCAACGCCAGCACCGGGCTGGAATCCGAACTGGCACTGCTGGAACGTCGCGGTGACCACCCCGGCCTCGACGCCCTGCGTGAGGCTCTGGCACTGCCTGATCGTCCCTGGCGGATCGAGGGGTACGACAACAGCAACCTGTTCGGCACCAACATCGTGTCGGGGATGGTGGTCTTTGAAGGCGGGCGGGCACGACGCGGCGAGCACCGGCGCTTCAAGGTGCGGGGCCTGGACCATCCGGACGACTACACCAGCATGAAACAGACCATCAGCCGGCGTTTTACCGGAAGTCTGGCAGACAAGCTGCCCCTGCCAGACCTGATTCTGATCGACGGCGGCCGCGGGCAGGTAAACGCCGCTCTGGACGCCCTGCGTGAGGCTGGACTTCAGGTGCCGGTGGTGGGGCTGGCCAAGCGCGAGGAACGTCTGATCCTGCCGGGGCGTTACGGCGCGCAGTGGTGGCTGGAAACCGGGACCGAAATTGGGGTTGACCGGGAACTGCTGCTGCCCCAGACCCATCCGGCGCTGCGCATGCTGATCGGCGTGCGTGATGAGGTGCACAACTACGCGGTGACCTACCACCGCAAACTGCGTGGTCAGGACATGCTCCGGAGTGTGTTCGACGACCTGCCGGGAATCGGACAGAAACGCAAGGACGCCCTGCTGGAGCACTTCACCAGCCTGGAGGACCTGGCGGCTGCGCCGGTCGAGCAGATTGCGGCGGTCCCGGGCATGACCACACGCGCGGCGCAGAGCGTTAAGACCTTTCTGGCGCAGCGGGCCGCCAACCAGACGCCCATTACCCGCTGA
- the aspS gene encoding aspartate--tRNA ligase, whose protein sequence is MKRTALIGQLGTSHLDQTVTLQGWVNRRRDLGGLIFLELRDRSGVVQVQVEPDSPAFAQADQLRAEYVTEVEGRYRARPENQRKGGAADYEVIASQVKVLNTAKTPPFELDKGESVAEDIRLKYRYLDLRRPEMQRHLLLRSRAMAAITAFLDSNCFVQVETPMLTKSTPEGARDFLVPSRLNPGEFYALPQSPQLFKQLLMIAGYDRYYQFARCFRDEDLRADRQPDFTQLDMEMSFVEQDDVLEIQEELMAHVFKSTLDVDLPRPFPRLSYFEAMDSYGSDKPDLRFESAFTDVTDLFQGGEFKAFAAAGCVKVLAAPELTRKQIDELERVARQNGAGGLAWLKRDGDGFTGGISKFVGSVAAELIGRSGVHNGGTLLFAAGEWKKAVTALGAVRLALRDLFDLAGTGPRFHVSWVTDFPQLEFDEDSGSWTYMHHPFTAPHPEDAALFGTPRQGEIRAQAYDLVLNGFEVGGGSVRIHDPAIQTKMFEAIGFTEAQAREKFGFFMDALEYGTPPHGGIAWGFDRLIMVMSGASSIREVIAFPKNNRGTDLMAEAPSTVDDTQLAELGVGVLSPAGS, encoded by the coding sequence ATGAAACGCACCGCCCTTATCGGACAGCTCGGCACCTCCCACCTTGACCAGACCGTGACCTTGCAGGGATGGGTCAACCGTCGCCGCGACCTGGGCGGCCTGATCTTTCTGGAACTGCGTGACCGCAGCGGAGTGGTGCAGGTGCAGGTCGAGCCGGACTCTCCGGCTTTTGCTCAGGCCGACCAGCTGCGCGCCGAGTACGTGACCGAGGTCGAGGGGCGCTACCGGGCACGCCCGGAGAACCAGCGCAAGGGGGGCGCGGCGGACTACGAGGTCATCGCCTCGCAGGTAAAGGTACTAAACACGGCCAAGACGCCTCCCTTTGAGCTCGATAAGGGCGAAAGCGTGGCAGAGGACATCCGCCTCAAATACCGCTACCTTGACCTGCGACGGCCTGAGATGCAGCGGCATCTGCTGCTGCGCTCCCGGGCCATGGCGGCCATCACGGCGTTCCTGGACTCCAACTGCTTTGTGCAGGTCGAAACCCCGATGTTGACCAAGTCCACACCGGAGGGTGCACGCGACTTCCTGGTGCCCAGCCGCCTGAACCCCGGCGAGTTCTACGCCCTGCCTCAGTCGCCGCAGCTGTTCAAGCAACTGCTGATGATCGCCGGTTATGACCGCTATTACCAGTTTGCCCGCTGCTTCCGCGATGAGGATCTGCGTGCCGACCGTCAGCCGGACTTCACCCAGCTCGACATGGAAATGAGCTTTGTCGAGCAGGACGACGTGCTGGAGATTCAGGAAGAGCTGATGGCCCATGTGTTCAAGTCCACGCTGGACGTCGATCTCCCCCGTCCGTTTCCGCGTCTCAGTTACTTTGAGGCGATGGACAGCTACGGTTCGGACAAACCCGACCTCCGGTTCGAATCGGCTTTCACGGACGTGACGGACCTGTTTCAGGGAGGCGAATTCAAGGCCTTTGCGGCAGCCGGGTGTGTCAAGGTCCTCGCGGCTCCTGAACTGACCCGCAAGCAGATCGACGAACTGGAACGGGTCGCCAGGCAAAACGGGGCCGGCGGTCTTGCCTGGCTCAAGCGCGACGGCGACGGCTTTACTGGCGGAATCAGCAAATTTGTCGGCAGCGTGGCGGCTGAGCTGATCGGGCGCAGCGGGGTGCACAACGGCGGAACCCTGCTGTTTGCCGCCGGCGAATGGAAAAAGGCCGTAACGGCTCTGGGTGCTGTGCGCCTGGCACTGCGGGACCTGTTTGACCTAGCCGGCACTGGCCCACGCTTTCACGTTTCGTGGGTGACCGACTTTCCACAGCTCGAATTCGACGAGGACAGCGGAAGCTGGACCTACATGCACCACCCCTTTACCGCTCCGCACCCGGAGGACGCCGCCTTGTTCGGGACCCCGCGCCAAGGCGAGATCCGGGCACAGGCCTATGATCTGGTTCTCAATGGTTTCGAAGTCGGTGGTGGAAGCGTCCGGATTCACGATCCTGCCATTCAGACCAAGATGTTCGAAGCTATCGGCTTTACCGAGGCGCAGGCCCGCGAGAAGTTCGGGTTCTTTATGGACGCCCTGGAGTACGGAACGCCTCCACATGGCGGAATTGCCTGGGGCTTTGACCGCCTGATTATGGTCATGAGCGGCGCGAGCAGCATCCGCGAAGTGATTGCATTTCCCAAGAACAACCGTGGCACCGACCTCATGGCTGAGGCGCCTTCAACAGTTGATGATACTCAACTGGCTGAGCTTGGGGTGGGCGTGCTCTCCCCTGCTGGATCATAA
- the hisS gene encoding histidine--tRNA ligase — protein sequence MAIKRPKGTQDHLPDGSPKLSLDTRAAAFTFVRETARHVLERAGAQFTDTPLFEEAELVQRGVGGSTDIVRKEMFTVYYFGDHGGYILRPEGTAGLVRSYLENGLKQLPAPLKLWTHGPMFRAERQQRGRLRQFHQVDYEVLGDAGPLVDAEAIALMAEVVQALGVTKVRIKLGSIGDPEDREAYNTYLRELFTPHLEALSDDSKDRLNRNPMRILDSKSEGDQALIAQLGVRPMLDFLGEGARAHFEQVQAYLDAWDVSYDVDPSIVRGLDYYRRTAWELHHEGVGAKSALGGGGRYDGLAQELGSKEAVPGIGWAFGIERLLLAMDAEGVALPETSGPLLYVAALDEENVAYAATVALTTRRTVRAEFAYRAMKPAAAFRDAERRGARFIALIGSDEVAQDTLSIKNLQTGQQSRVHTRDLQAFLKGQADQTSPVLSTTQETA from the coding sequence ATGGCGATCAAGCGTCCCAAGGGGACCCAGGACCACCTGCCGGACGGCAGCCCGAAACTCAGTCTGGACACCCGCGCGGCGGCCTTCACATTTGTCCGTGAAACGGCCCGGCACGTGCTGGAACGTGCCGGCGCCCAGTTCACCGACACGCCGCTGTTCGAGGAGGCCGAGCTGGTGCAGCGGGGCGTCGGCGGCAGCACCGACATCGTGCGCAAGGAGATGTTCACGGTGTACTACTTCGGAGACCACGGGGGTTACATTCTCCGGCCCGAGGGCACGGCGGGCCTAGTGCGCTCCTATCTGGAAAACGGGCTCAAGCAGCTCCCGGCTCCCCTGAAGCTCTGGACGCATGGCCCCATGTTCCGCGCGGAGCGGCAGCAGCGGGGCCGGTTAAGGCAGTTTCATCAGGTGGACTATGAGGTGCTTGGCGACGCAGGCCCGCTGGTGGACGCCGAGGCTATTGCGCTGATGGCTGAGGTGGTGCAGGCGCTGGGCGTCACCAAGGTCAGAATCAAGCTGGGCAGTATCGGTGACCCTGAAGACCGCGAGGCCTACAACACCTACCTGCGCGAGCTCTTCACTCCACACCTGGAGGCGCTCTCCGACGACAGCAAGGACCGCCTGAACCGCAACCCCATGCGGATCCTGGACAGCAAGAGCGAAGGCGACCAGGCACTGATCGCCCAGCTCGGCGTGCGGCCCATGCTGGACTTCCTGGGCGAGGGCGCGCGGGCGCACTTCGAACAGGTGCAGGCCTACCTGGACGCCTGGGACGTGAGCTACGACGTGGACCCCAGCATCGTGCGGGGCCTGGACTACTACCGGCGCACCGCGTGGGAACTGCATCACGAGGGCGTAGGCGCAAAATCCGCGCTGGGCGGAGGCGGGCGTTACGACGGTCTGGCACAGGAGCTGGGCAGCAAGGAAGCAGTTCCGGGTATCGGCTGGGCTTTCGGCATCGAGCGTCTGCTGCTGGCCATGGACGCTGAAGGCGTGGCGCTGCCCGAGACCTCAGGGCCTTTGCTGTACGTCGCAGCACTGGACGAGGAGAACGTCGCCTACGCGGCCACGGTTGCCCTGACCACCCGCCGTACGGTACGTGCTGAATTCGCCTACCGCGCCATGAAACCCGCTGCCGCCTTCCGGGACGCCGAACGGCGGGGGGCGCGCTTCATTGCCCTGATCGGGTCCGATGAAGTCGCGCAGGACACCCTGAGCATCAAGAACCTCCAGACCGGCCAGCAGTCCAGGGTCCATACCCGTGACCTGCAGGCTTTTCTCAAAGGGCAGGCGGACCAGACGTCACCTGTCCTCAGCACCACGCAGGAGACGGCATGA
- a CDS encoding IPT/TIG domain-containing protein: MTVTPMLIKLSEPAARGGTLTIQGRYLGGPATSRVRLGANERGEGGFVFPAAAVRSWSDTEIVLTIPADAPVGGSWLFVEVGGRQSTGLPYSVRQ, from the coding sequence GTGACGGTGACCCCCATGCTGATCAAGCTGTCTGAACCTGCTGCCCGCGGCGGAACCCTGACCATCCAGGGCCGTTACCTGGGGGGGCCGGCAACCAGCCGCGTCCGCCTGGGGGCCAATGAGCGTGGCGAGGGCGGCTTCGTATTCCCCGCTGCAGCGGTCCGTTCCTGGTCCGATACCGAGATCGTGCTGACCATTCCCGCTGACGCGCCGGTGGGCGGCTCCTGGCTGTTCGTCGAGGTTGGAGGCCGGCAGTCCACCGGGCTGCCCTACAGCGTCCGCCAGTAA
- a CDS encoding diacylglycerol/lipid kinase family protein codes for MTGQTPPPSETPEMPDTSVTETDPLTGRRILVIHNPRSGQGDSPLPLFLDLLRTAGADVTERELVPDSKMTDYVQDVETYDAVVAAGGDGTVSSLAYATRYKNIPLLAYPAGTANLIAQNLDLPKTPEELVQVMRDGHAVRLDLGEIEVKGESRGFAMLAGAGADAAMIRDSEELKEKYGEMAYVLSAMKQLNPKKTTFKLIVDGEPRSFEGIGVMVANLGMANYRLPITSDISPSDGRFTVILLKAGNIFRLVPNIIDSVRAKFNLGDPMFSGNLETFEARQVQVDADEPFPLQFDGELHVETTPFVARIMPGAVQFLTPVRRTELDT; via the coding sequence ATGACCGGTCAAACACCACCCCCCAGCGAAACACCTGAAATGCCGGATACGTCCGTCACTGAGACCGATCCCCTGACCGGCCGGCGCATCCTCGTCATCCACAACCCCCGCAGTGGTCAGGGCGACAGCCCGCTACCGCTGTTCCTGGACCTGTTGCGGACTGCCGGTGCCGACGTGACCGAGCGTGAACTGGTACCCGACAGCAAGATGACCGATTATGTTCAGGACGTCGAAACCTACGACGCCGTGGTGGCTGCCGGCGGAGACGGAACCGTGAGCAGCCTAGCCTACGCTACCCGGTATAAGAACATTCCTTTGCTGGCATACCCCGCAGGCACCGCCAACCTGATTGCCCAGAACCTGGACCTGCCCAAAACCCCGGAAGAACTTGTGCAGGTCATGCGGGACGGCCACGCGGTGCGGCTGGACCTGGGTGAAATCGAGGTCAAGGGCGAAAGCCGTGGGTTTGCCATGCTGGCTGGAGCCGGCGCAGACGCCGCCATGATCCGCGACAGTGAGGAACTCAAGGAAAAATACGGGGAAATGGCCTACGTGCTGAGCGCCATGAAACAGCTCAACCCGAAGAAGACAACTTTCAAACTGATCGTGGACGGCGAGCCGCGCTCGTTCGAAGGCATCGGCGTGATGGTGGCGAACCTTGGCATGGCCAATTACCGGCTGCCGATCACCAGTGACATCAGTCCGTCCGACGGACGCTTCACGGTGATCCTGCTCAAGGCCGGGAACATTTTCCGGCTGGTGCCCAACATCATCGACTCGGTGCGCGCCAAATTTAATCTGGGCGATCCCATGTTCAGTGGCAACCTGGAAACCTTTGAAGCCCGGCAGGTTCAGGTGGACGCCGACGAACCGTTTCCGCTGCAGTTTGATGGTGAGCTTCACGTGGAAACCACGCCGTTCGTCGCGCGGATCATGCCTGGCGCGGTGCAGTTCCTGACCCCGGTGCGGCGGACCGAGCTCGACACCTGA
- a CDS encoding tyrosine-type recombinase/integrase — protein MSTDLVPFTADRLGQARTFSGLSDEVLKVRAVTAARDKDFTELWPLTLAYLTTDTSGGVALSPHTLRAYRKGIEVLLTHAREHAWNLLHPGRRDPGLYVAALSSSGLKPATVMARVAAAAALYRALRWAGATDADPFADVKRPKDRTRGIVKNPPYRAEFVQAMLEHADIQERVLLLLMAHAGLRIAEALAVEWNHMDLPRRRLLVAHGKGDKARRVPMSGMLREALEALQNDTGATPSGRVLAFRAYSTAYDRLQKLALKTGREHEFRGFHAGRKYAGTQLYAATKDFTRVAGFLGHEQVDTTRRYVEVPEDDLDDIVEHFR, from the coding sequence ATGTCAACCGATCTGGTTCCTTTTACCGCCGACCGGCTGGGTCAGGCCCGGACCTTCAGCGGCCTGAGCGATGAAGTGCTGAAGGTCCGGGCGGTGACGGCCGCCCGTGACAAGGACTTTACCGAGTTGTGGCCGCTGACCCTGGCGTACCTGACTACCGACACCAGCGGCGGCGTTGCCCTGAGCCCGCATACGCTCCGCGCCTACCGCAAAGGTATAGAGGTGCTGCTGACGCACGCCCGTGAGCACGCCTGGAATCTGTTGCACCCGGGCCGGCGCGACCCGGGGCTGTACGTGGCCGCCCTGAGCAGTTCCGGCCTGAAACCCGCCACGGTGATGGCCAGAGTGGCGGCGGCGGCGGCGCTGTACCGGGCCCTGAGATGGGCAGGCGCCACGGACGCGGACCCGTTTGCCGATGTGAAACGGCCCAAGGACCGCACGCGGGGCATTGTCAAAAATCCGCCCTACCGGGCCGAATTCGTGCAGGCCATGCTGGAGCACGCCGACATTCAGGAACGGGTACTGCTGCTGCTGATGGCCCATGCGGGCCTGCGGATCGCGGAAGCTCTGGCGGTGGAATGGAACCATATGGACCTGCCGCGCCGCCGGCTGCTGGTGGCGCACGGCAAGGGCGACAAGGCCCGGCGCGTGCCCATGAGCGGCATGCTCCGCGAGGCACTTGAGGCCCTGCAGAACGATACCGGTGCCACACCTTCCGGGAGGGTGCTTGCTTTCCGGGCATATTCCACCGCCTATGACCGGCTGCAGAAGCTGGCGCTGAAGACTGGTCGGGAACACGAATTCCGCGGCTTCCACGCTGGCCGCAAATATGCCGGCACTCAGCTGTACGCGGCCACCAAGGACTTTACCCGGGTCGCTGGTTTTCTTGGCCATGAGCAGGTGGACACCACCCGCCGGTACGTGGAAGTCCCCGAAGACGACCTGGACGATATCGTCGAGCACTTTCGCTGA
- the lnt gene encoding apolipoprotein N-acyltransferase has translation MPRLPVPLICVLLGAVLALCNLPLEWSFVTPLPLAVLLLYVAQPLGARAMAVRMWWAGSAYSAVHLWWLTAFLGKLFGFPPAGALALVLYALEGAFLAAVALLAGRLVRGALARVWVLAGVWVGLEWLRFLGPLAFPWPSLGYTLLPTPMIQVADLGGVLLGSVIVAGTAAALVSFWLDRRVPLLAMSAVWVLALAYGVTRTPAEGPEGRALLQRNTIDTFARASRRLSPEAQFAEYLRLSRSRQPGEVVIWSESAIQSEEMLRQAPPGGLYGAWAFEVDERANRVLSWDGKKVLSSTDKARPVPFGEYYPLRQEVAPLWNLIEQQIGFYLVSVPAAQALSVLTLGGVRYGAYVCYDSVFPWVARQLSNKGAQVLVNASNDGWYDGWGVQQHFMMGRVRAIENRRWVLRSVNKGVAAVIDDLGRPRRTLDRGEGVIHARYRLLEGQTTYQRFGDLPALVLAGLMVLFGVLIERSERRRMQ, from the coding sequence ATGCCTCGCCTGCCCGTCCCCCTGATCTGCGTGCTTCTGGGCGCCGTCCTGGCCCTGTGCAACCTGCCGCTGGAGTGGAGTTTCGTCACGCCGCTGCCGCTGGCAGTGCTGCTGTTGTATGTGGCTCAGCCCCTGGGCGCCCGGGCCATGGCCGTCAGGATGTGGTGGGCCGGAAGTGCCTACAGCGCCGTCCACCTGTGGTGGTTGACCGCGTTCCTGGGGAAATTGTTTGGCTTTCCCCCGGCCGGGGCTCTGGCTCTGGTGCTGTACGCCCTGGAAGGGGCCTTTCTGGCTGCCGTTGCGCTGCTGGCTGGCCGGCTGGTGCGTGGCGCCCTGGCGCGCGTGTGGGTACTGGCCGGGGTGTGGGTCGGTCTGGAATGGCTGCGCTTTCTCGGCCCACTGGCCTTTCCGTGGCCTTCACTGGGCTACACGCTGCTGCCGACCCCCATGATCCAGGTCGCCGACCTCGGTGGGGTCTTGCTGGGCAGTGTAATCGTGGCGGGCACCGCCGCTGCACTGGTGAGTTTCTGGCTGGACCGCCGCGTGCCGCTGCTGGCCATGAGTGCGGTCTGGGTTCTGGCGCTGGCCTACGGCGTGACACGCACCCCCGCTGAAGGTCCGGAAGGACGCGCCCTGTTGCAGCGCAACACCATCGACACCTTTGCCCGGGCCAGCAGGCGGCTCTCTCCGGAGGCGCAGTTTGCCGAGTATCTTCGTCTGTCGCGCTCCCGGCAGCCTGGAGAGGTGGTGATCTGGTCGGAAAGTGCCATCCAGAGCGAGGAAATGTTGCGCCAGGCGCCTCCGGGAGGTCTGTACGGCGCCTGGGCCTTCGAGGTTGACGAGCGGGCCAACCGGGTATTGAGCTGGGACGGGAAGAAGGTCCTGAGCAGCACGGACAAAGCCAGACCCGTGCCCTTCGGCGAGTACTACCCGCTGCGTCAGGAAGTGGCGCCGCTGTGGAACCTCATTGAGCAGCAGATTGGCTTCTACCTCGTCAGCGTGCCGGCCGCTCAGGCTCTCAGCGTTCTGACCCTGGGCGGCGTGCGTTACGGCGCCTATGTCTGCTACGACAGCGTGTTTCCCTGGGTGGCACGCCAGCTTTCCAACAAGGGCGCCCAGGTGCTGGTCAATGCCAGCAACGACGGCTGGTATGACGGCTGGGGCGTGCAGCAGCACTTCATGATGGGGCGCGTGCGGGCCATCGAGAACCGGCGCTGGGTGCTGCGCAGCGTCAATAAGGGCGTTGCGGCCGTCATCGACGATCTGGGTCGTCCTCGCCGGACACTCGATAGGGGAGAGGGTGTCATTCATGCCCGGTACCGGCTGCTGGAAGGCCAGACCACCTACCAGCGTTTTGGCGACCTGCCGGCCCTGGTGCTGGCCGGGCTGATGGTCCTTTTCGGTGTGCTGATCGAGCGGAGCGAACGCCGACGCATGCAGTGA
- a CDS encoding metallophosphoesterase family protein translates to MRLAFISDLHGNIHALTSVKRFLAENPVNQVIVVGDMVGYGASPGPVIDFVRREGWSVALGSSDMRVAMELGERSDRRGVAEQVLTWSRTMLSPDQMDFLRRLPPGGRLMTPVGRVRYFHGSPHDPERRVDLMSSERDLETLAEELGARVVVVAGTHVPFVRVVGETTFVDPGSVGLSLNHEPGADVAIVDCVGRKPKVTLHKVTYDFASSAFDIMAWNLPPVIADVIRTGRMA, encoded by the coding sequence TTGCGTCTGGCCTTTATCAGCGACCTTCATGGAAATATCCACGCGTTGACGTCGGTCAAACGCTTCCTCGCGGAGAACCCGGTCAATCAGGTCATCGTGGTGGGCGATATGGTCGGCTACGGCGCCAGCCCAGGCCCGGTCATCGACTTTGTCCGTCGGGAGGGCTGGTCGGTGGCTCTGGGCTCCAGCGACATGCGGGTGGCGATGGAACTCGGAGAGCGTTCCGACCGGCGCGGTGTGGCCGAGCAGGTTCTGACCTGGTCACGCACCATGCTGTCTCCGGATCAGATGGACTTCCTGCGTCGGTTGCCCCCCGGTGGCCGCCTGATGACCCCGGTGGGCCGGGTACGGTACTTTCACGGCAGCCCGCACGATCCCGAACGTCGGGTGGACCTGATGTCCAGCGAGCGAGACCTGGAAACGCTGGCCGAGGAACTGGGGGCGCGGGTGGTGGTCGTGGCGGGAACCCACGTTCCGTTTGTGCGCGTTGTTGGCGAGACCACGTTCGTCGATCCCGGCAGCGTGGGGCTGTCACTGAACCATGAGCCCGGCGCGGACGTGGCCATCGTGGATTGCGTGGGCCGCAAGCCGAAGGTCACCCTGCACAAGGTCACCTACGACTTTGCATCCAGTGCGTTTGACATCATGGCCTGGAACCTGCCGCCGGTGATTGCCGACGTGATCCGAACTGGCCGGATGGCCTGA